A stretch of the Meiothermus cerbereus DSM 11376 genome encodes the following:
- a CDS encoding prohibitin family protein, translated as MFLLVGIVVAILGIFLLAQPGGRRALGVPLLIAGLAIAAISQSFVVVPAGHVGVVFNVFGGVQPSPLGEGFRIVIPGIQSVILYDARLKEVTLAKGPAPAGASSPGEDAINARSKEGLEIGVDITVQYRIKRDEAPQLHRNLGPGYLDTLIVPQIRSKVRDAVGLFNAAELISTQRTQLEAAVTKELREDLGAQHIELISVLLRRIDIPPSVAKVIEEKQTAEQQVQVEINRRQQAEIAAQRAVVQAKGERDAAILRAEGEAQAIRLRGEALRQSPQVIQLTVAEKLAPNINTIMVPTTGNFLLDLRSLQNLSQPAQPAR; from the coding sequence ATGTTCTTACTCGTAGGCATCGTAGTAGCTATCCTGGGAATCTTTTTGCTGGCTCAACCGGGTGGCCGGCGCGCCCTGGGGGTGCCGCTCCTCATAGCCGGTCTGGCCATAGCAGCCATATCGCAAAGCTTTGTGGTGGTTCCGGCGGGCCACGTGGGGGTGGTGTTCAACGTGTTTGGCGGCGTTCAGCCTTCTCCCCTGGGCGAAGGTTTTCGCATTGTGATACCCGGCATTCAAAGCGTAATTCTCTACGATGCCCGCCTAAAGGAGGTAACCCTGGCTAAGGGGCCAGCCCCAGCCGGTGCCAGCAGCCCCGGCGAGGACGCCATCAATGCGCGCAGTAAGGAAGGGCTGGAAATCGGGGTAGACATCACGGTGCAGTACCGCATCAAGCGCGACGAGGCCCCGCAGCTTCACCGCAACCTAGGGCCAGGCTACCTGGATACCCTGATCGTGCCGCAGATCCGCAGCAAGGTGCGCGACGCAGTGGGCCTGTTCAACGCTGCCGAGCTGATCAGCACGCAAAGAACCCAGCTCGAGGCCGCCGTTACCAAAGAGCTGCGCGAAGACCTGGGGGCCCAGCATATCGAGCTCATCTCGGTGCTGTTGCGCCGAATTGATATCCCGCCTTCGGTGGCCAAGGTCATCGAGGAGAAGCAGACTGCTGAACAGCAGGTACAGGTTGAGATTAACCGCCGCCAGCAGGCCGAAATTGCTGCCCAGCGGGCCGTGGTACAGGCCAAGGGCGAGCGCGATGCCGCCATTTTACGGGCCGAAGGCGAGGCCCAGGCCATCCGGTTGCGGGGTGAGGCCCTGCGGCAAAGCCCGCAGGTCATCCAGCTTACAGTGGCCGAAAAACTGGCCCCCAACATCAACACCATCATGGTGCCCACCACCGGTAACTTCCTGCTGGATTTGCGCAGTCTGCAAAACCTCAGCCAGCCAGCCCAGCCCGCACGCTAG
- a CDS encoding DUF192 domain-containing protein: MSQGHLRGYGLGLLALAVALSTTGYFLAGQILNRSPERMPLTPTAVARITSPGGTVELSVYRLINPRGVTLPRQSPQADRGILYSFMQPRDDGWTGLGLKTPVTVAFLDSRGKVLTILEVEPCPTPPQGNGCRVYEPGVVYRQVLEVKQGWFAQNRIGPGATVRLKPREAAP; this comes from the coding sequence ATGAGTCAGGGGCATCTGCGAGGGTACGGCCTGGGGCTCTTGGCCCTGGCGGTGGCGCTATCCACAACGGGCTACTTTTTGGCGGGTCAAATCCTGAACCGCTCGCCAGAGCGTATGCCGCTCACACCCACAGCGGTGGCGCGCATCACCAGCCCTGGCGGAACCGTGGAGCTGTCGGTGTACAGGCTGATCAACCCCAGGGGGGTTACCTTGCCTCGGCAAAGTCCGCAGGCCGACCGGGGCATTCTGTATAGCTTTATGCAGCCCCGCGATGACGGCTGGACAGGGCTAGGCCTCAAGACTCCAGTCACAGTGGCCTTTTTGGATAGCCGGGGTAAAGTCCTGACCATCCTCGAGGTCGAGCCCTGCCCCACACCCCCCCAGGGCAACGGCTGTCGCGTCTACGAGCCGGGGGTGGTGTACAGACAGGTGCTCGAGGTAAAACAGGGCTGGTTTGCCCAGAACCGGATTGGGCCTGGCGCTACGGTTCGCCTAAAGCCGCGCGAGGCTGCCCCCTAG
- a CDS encoding glutaminyl-peptide cyclotransferase, giving the protein MARAFFTLLALLGMALAQPQIPVWGFRIVGTYPHDPQAFTQGLIYHQGFLYEGTGLYGQSSLRKVELKTGRVLQSRVLPQKYFGEGITLFQNRLYQLTWQNQEGFIYDLNFNPVGRFTYQTEGWGLTHDGQRLIMSDGSAQLFFLNPRTLRPERTLTVRAGGQPVTRLNELEYIQGRIWANIWMTHRIAIINPQSGNVEAWLDLTGLSLLAQARNPNPDAVLNGIAYDSQNQRIFVTGKLWPFLFEIEVVSNP; this is encoded by the coding sequence GTGGCTCGAGCGTTCTTTACCCTCCTGGCCCTGCTGGGGATGGCCCTGGCCCAGCCCCAGATTCCGGTCTGGGGCTTCCGAATCGTGGGCACCTACCCCCACGACCCCCAGGCCTTTACCCAGGGGCTCATCTACCACCAAGGTTTTTTGTACGAGGGCACCGGCCTTTATGGTCAGTCCAGCCTGCGTAAAGTTGAACTCAAGACTGGGCGGGTGTTGCAAAGCCGGGTGCTGCCGCAGAAGTATTTTGGCGAGGGCATTACCCTGTTTCAAAACCGCCTGTACCAGCTCACCTGGCAAAACCAGGAAGGCTTTATCTACGACCTGAACTTCAACCCGGTGGGGCGTTTTACTTACCAGACCGAGGGCTGGGGCCTCACCCACGACGGACAACGCCTGATTATGTCGGATGGCTCGGCCCAGCTCTTCTTTCTGAACCCCCGCACCCTGCGGCCCGAGCGCACCCTCACGGTGCGGGCGGGGGGGCAGCCGGTGACCCGCCTCAACGAGCTCGAGTACATCCAGGGCCGCATCTGGGCCAACATCTGGATGACCCACCGCATCGCCATCATCAACCCTCAGAGCGGTAACGTGGAAGCCTGGCTCGATCTGACCGGGCTGTCCCTGCTGGCCCAAGCCCGCAACCCCAACCCCGATGCCGTGCTCAACGGCATTGCCTACGACAGCCAGAACCAGCGTATTTTTGTAACCGGTAAACTATGGCCTTTTTTATTCGAGATTGAAGTGGTGTCAAACCCATGA
- the tmk gene encoding dTMP kinase encodes MKGLFITFEGPEGAGKSTQARLLADWLREKGREVVLTREPGGTRLGQAIRELLLHQDHMCFEAEYLLYSADRAEHMQTLIRPALERGRVVLCDRWLDSSLAYQGYGRGLNLGWLQAVASGATQGIKPRKTFLFDLPPEVGLERFEGHDRLEREPLEFHQRVRQGYLELAQAEPQRFVVLDATQPPKALFEELKGHLQNLLAEAGLDNP; translated from the coding sequence ATGAAAGGTTTGTTCATCACCTTTGAGGGCCCGGAAGGGGCGGGCAAGTCCACCCAGGCCCGCTTGCTGGCGGACTGGCTGAGGGAAAAGGGCCGCGAGGTGGTGCTGACCCGTGAGCCGGGCGGCACCCGTCTGGGACAGGCTATCCGAGAGTTGCTGCTCCACCAAGACCACATGTGCTTCGAGGCCGAGTACCTGCTCTACTCCGCCGACCGCGCCGAGCACATGCAGACCCTCATTCGACCCGCTCTGGAGAGGGGTAGGGTGGTGCTGTGCGACCGCTGGCTGGACTCCTCGCTGGCCTACCAGGGTTATGGGCGGGGGCTGAACCTGGGCTGGCTGCAGGCGGTGGCCTCGGGTGCGACCCAGGGTATAAAGCCCCGCAAAACCTTCCTGTTCGACCTGCCGCCCGAGGTGGGTTTGGAGCGCTTTGAAGGGCACGACCGCCTCGAGCGCGAGCCTCTGGAGTTTCACCAGCGGGTGCGGCAGGGCTACCTCGAGCTGGCCCAGGCCGAACCCCAGCGCTTTGTGGTGCTGGACGCAACCCAGCCCCCGAAGGCCCTGTTCGAAGAGCTAAAGGGCCATCTACAAAACCTGCTGGCCGAGGCCGGACTGGATAATCCTTGA
- a CDS encoding Nif3-like dinuclear metal center hexameric protein, with product MYRDVLVRWLDEYLKIHDFKDPSLNGLQVEGRAEVRRIGVSVDAAQAIFDKAALAQVDFLITHHGLFWGQQFPIVGHQKKRLEKLFSAGINLYTAHLPLDAHPEVGNNAVLARELGLQSLEPFPHPKYGNIGWVGHFAEPQPLALVEERIGELTGMQPLVVRAGLEAVRRVGIVSGGGAGDVGLAKALGCDLYITGEPSHAHYHEPFELGINVIYAGHYDSETFGVKALAARLEQEFGLPWVFLEHPTGL from the coding sequence ATGTACCGCGATGTTTTAGTACGTTGGCTGGATGAGTATCTCAAAATCCACGACTTCAAAGATCCCTCGCTCAATGGGTTGCAGGTGGAGGGCAGGGCCGAGGTACGTCGAATAGGGGTCTCGGTAGACGCAGCTCAGGCGATTTTTGATAAGGCTGCCCTGGCCCAGGTGGATTTTTTGATTACCCACCACGGGCTCTTTTGGGGGCAGCAATTCCCAATTGTGGGCCACCAGAAGAAGCGGCTGGAAAAACTTTTTTCGGCGGGAATCAACCTTTACACGGCCCATCTCCCGCTGGATGCCCACCCCGAAGTGGGCAACAACGCTGTCCTGGCCCGCGAGCTGGGGCTGCAAAGCCTGGAGCCCTTTCCCCACCCCAAGTATGGCAACATCGGCTGGGTAGGCCACTTTGCCGAGCCACAGCCACTGGCCCTGGTAGAAGAGCGCATCGGTGAACTGACCGGCATGCAACCCCTGGTGGTTCGGGCCGGACTGGAGGCGGTGCGCCGCGTGGGTATCGTTTCGGGGGGTGGAGCGGGCGACGTGGGGCTGGCTAAAGCCCTGGGCTGCGACCTCTATATCACCGGCGAGCCCTCGCACGCCCACTACCACGAGCCCTTTGAGCTGGGTATCAACGTGATTTATGCCGGCCACTACGACAGCGAGACCTTCGGGGTCAAGGCCCTGGCGGCCCGGCTGGAGCAGGAGTTTGGCCTGCCGTGGGTTTTCCTCGAGCATCCGACCGGACTATGA
- a CDS encoding UDP-N-acetylmuramoyl-L-alanyl-D-glutamate--2,6-diaminopimelate ligase, producing the protein MPTLKELFALFGQSGPAQEALGITHDSRLVQPGFVFVAVPGVPLPSRKPFDGHDYIPQAIQNGAVAVVGMRALRLNVPYLQVSDSRAALADLSAAFWGYPAHKLELLGVTGSKGKTTVTVLLHHLLQAAHPPVGRLSTVGIKIGDEELFLPGHFTTPEAPQVQEMLQRFVAAGCKQAVLEVSSHALALERVRGLEYQVGIFTNLYEDHLDLHGSMENYFAEKKKLLERSRFAIVNRDNPWTRSLAGRSDTWTYGAEGDWRAQHLEQRSDGLHFEVASPIGTFAVQVPMVGSFNADNALAAMAAAARMGLSVEQLQAGLAGFPGVPGRMQLVQSEPFRVIVDFAHTGASLEAALKTLRPTTQGRLLVVIGAAGNQDPSRRVGIGRVAAQLADFAVFTEEDHRTESLEAILETMAQAHGDPRRFALIPDRREAIRYAVREAQPGDTLLFSGKGHERTLERGTETIPWNEVEEVREALREGT; encoded by the coding sequence ATGCCTACCCTCAAAGAGCTTTTTGCGCTATTCGGTCAGAGCGGCCCGGCCCAGGAGGCTCTGGGTATAACCCACGACTCGCGCCTGGTGCAGCCTGGTTTTGTGTTTGTGGCCGTTCCCGGCGTGCCCCTGCCCAGCCGCAAGCCGTTCGACGGGCACGACTACATTCCCCAGGCCATCCAGAACGGGGCGGTGGCGGTGGTGGGGATGCGGGCGCTGCGCCTAAATGTGCCCTACCTGCAGGTTTCGGACTCGCGGGCGGCCTTGGCCGACTTGTCGGCGGCGTTCTGGGGGTATCCGGCCCACAAGTTAGAGCTGCTGGGGGTCACGGGCTCCAAAGGCAAAACCACCGTTACGGTCTTGCTGCATCACCTGTTGCAAGCGGCCCATCCGCCGGTGGGGCGGCTTTCCACGGTGGGGATCAAAATTGGTGACGAAGAGCTTTTCTTGCCCGGCCACTTTACCACTCCCGAAGCGCCGCAGGTACAGGAGATGCTGCAGCGGTTTGTGGCGGCAGGCTGCAAGCAGGCCGTGCTCGAGGTGAGCAGCCATGCCCTGGCGCTGGAGCGGGTGCGGGGACTGGAGTATCAGGTGGGCATCTTCACCAACCTCTACGAAGACCACCTCGACCTGCACGGCAGTATGGAAAACTACTTTGCCGAGAAAAAGAAGCTGCTGGAGCGCTCGAGGTTCGCCATCGTCAACCGCGACAACCCCTGGACGAGGTCGTTGGCGGGGCGCTCCGATACCTGGACGTATGGCGCAGAGGGCGACTGGCGGGCCCAGCACCTGGAGCAAAGAAGCGATGGACTGCACTTCGAGGTGGCCTCACCCATTGGAACTTTTGCTGTGCAGGTGCCAATGGTGGGGAGCTTTAATGCCGACAACGCCCTGGCCGCGATGGCGGCTGCGGCCCGGATGGGACTTTCGGTAGAGCAGCTTCAGGCGGGCCTGGCCGGCTTCCCCGGCGTGCCGGGCCGGATGCAGCTTGTGCAGAGCGAGCCCTTTCGGGTGATTGTGGACTTTGCCCACACCGGGGCCAGCCTCGAGGCCGCCCTCAAGACCCTGCGCCCCACCACCCAGGGCCGCCTGCTGGTGGTGATCGGGGCTGCCGGCAACCAGGACCCCAGCCGTCGGGTGGGCATTGGCCGGGTGGCGGCTCAACTGGCAGATTTTGCCGTCTTCACCGAGGAAGACCATCGCACCGAGTCGCTCGAGGCCATTTTAGAGACCATGGCCCAGGCCCACGGCGACCCCCGCCGCTTTGCCCTGATACCCGACCGGCGTGAAGCCATCCGCTATGCAGTGCGGGAAGCCCAACCGGGTGATACCTTGCTCTTTAGCGGCAAAGGCCACGAGCGGACGCTCGAGCGGGGCACCGAAACCATCCCCTGGAACGAAGTAGAAGAAGTTCGCGAGGCATTGAGGGAAGGCACATAA
- a CDS encoding histone deacetylase family protein produces MYRAYSTSHCVLELPEYHPFPKYKYAGVAEALQSHLEVRPAPAISWETLALAHSQDYLQKLRLEGLSRQESHKVGLPWSQSLLTRALHAAGGTLAATLDALQTGLGFNLAGGTHHAYSDRAEGYCLFNDVAVALAHLRAQGWQGRALIVDLDAHQGNGTAAFFRDDPTVFTLSVHAERNYPLKKEQSDLDVGLEDATGDKAYLEALEPALEQAFSHQPDLVFFNAGVDVLQNDRFGRLGLSLQGLAERDRRVLEKTQQANLPLVIVMGGGYNRDPQTTIAGHAQTYRLALEVLGTR; encoded by the coding sequence ATGTACCGCGCCTACTCCACCTCCCACTGTGTGCTCGAGCTGCCCGAATACCATCCGTTCCCAAAATACAAGTACGCCGGGGTGGCTGAGGCCCTGCAAAGCCACCTCGAGGTTCGTCCAGCCCCAGCCATCAGCTGGGAGACCCTAGCCCTGGCCCACAGCCAGGACTACCTGCAAAAGCTTCGCCTGGAAGGGCTAAGCCGCCAGGAGTCGCACAAGGTTGGGCTGCCCTGGAGCCAGAGCCTGCTAACACGGGCCCTGCACGCGGCTGGGGGCACCCTGGCCGCTACCCTGGATGCCCTGCAAACCGGGCTGGGCTTCAACCTGGCCGGAGGAACCCACCACGCCTATTCGGATCGGGCCGAGGGCTACTGTCTGTTCAACGATGTGGCCGTGGCCCTGGCCCACCTGCGGGCCCAGGGCTGGCAGGGCAGGGCGTTGATCGTAGACCTGGACGCCCATCAGGGCAATGGCACCGCGGCCTTTTTTCGCGACGACCCCACCGTGTTCACCCTATCGGTACACGCTGAGCGCAACTACCCACTCAAAAAAGAGCAGAGCGACCTGGACGTGGGCCTAGAGGATGCCACCGGGGATAAAGCCTACCTCGAGGCCCTGGAGCCTGCGCTGGAACAGGCCTTCAGCCACCAGCCCGATCTGGTCTTCTTCAACGCGGGGGTAGATGTGCTGCAAAACGACCGCTTTGGTCGCCTGGGGCTTAGCCTGCAAGGGCTGGCCGAGCGGGATCGGCGCGTTCTGGAAAAAACCCAGCAGGCCAATCTGCCTTTGGTCATCGTGATGGGCGGCGGCTACAACCGCGACCCCCAGACCACCATCGCAGGCCATGCCCAAACCTACCGGCTGGCGCTCGAGGTTCTAGGAACGCGCTAG
- a CDS encoding YceH family protein, with protein MKLLNEAEVRVLGTLIEKQYATPDHYPMTENAIRLGANQKNNRNPVTHLSEAEVREALDALQHKRLCGMFREHGARAPKYRQFLDREFKLEPPATILMALLMLRGPQTLGELRTRAESMNHRFASLQEVEAVVQSLISLAPHPLVTQLERQPGEREVRYAHLLAGTPAPIIRMESRSELERRLEALEVEVRDLRIQLEELKKALGG; from the coding sequence GTGAAGCTTTTGAACGAAGCCGAGGTGCGGGTACTGGGCACCCTGATCGAGAAGCAGTACGCCACCCCCGACCACTACCCCATGACCGAGAATGCCATCCGGCTGGGGGCCAACCAAAAAAACAACCGTAACCCCGTCACCCACTTGAGTGAAGCAGAGGTGCGCGAAGCCCTCGACGCGCTACAGCACAAGCGGCTGTGCGGCATGTTCCGCGAGCATGGCGCACGAGCACCCAAATACCGGCAGTTTTTAGATAGGGAGTTTAAGCTCGAGCCCCCCGCCACCATCCTGATGGCCCTGCTGATGCTGCGCGGTCCCCAGACCTTAGGCGAGCTGCGAACCAGGGCCGAGAGCATGAACCACAGGTTTGCTTCGTTGCAAGAGGTTGAAGCAGTAGTGCAGTCCTTGATAAGCCTGGCACCCCATCCGCTCGTAACCCAGCTCGAGCGCCAGCCGGGCGAGCGGGAGGTACGCTACGCGCACCTTCTTGCCGGCACACCGGCCCCCATCATTCGGATGGAAAGCAGAAGTGAGCTCGAGCGCCGCCTCGAGGCTCTGGAGGTCGAAGTACGCGACCTGCGCATCCAGCTGGAAGAGCTCAAAAAAGCCCTGGGCGGCTAA
- the mobA gene encoding molybdenum cofactor guanylyltransferase yields MQWSGAILAGGASSRFGQDKALYAYRGKPLVAWVLESMAGASESFVVANRPYPGLGTMYPDLRSGGDTLTGLHAALAHARYDWVAIAACDQPFLTQDFWRFMLSQARPDSQAVVAASGSFFEPLGAFYHKSLEPEVLRRLEAGELKMQALLRSIPLVVLDKEALEARFGPHLFLNANRPQDLPDF; encoded by the coding sequence ATGCAGTGGAGTGGGGCCATTTTAGCAGGGGGAGCGTCCAGTCGGTTTGGGCAGGACAAGGCTTTGTATGCATACCGGGGAAAACCCCTTGTTGCCTGGGTTTTGGAATCTATGGCAGGAGCCTCGGAGTCCTTTGTGGTTGCTAACCGGCCTTACCCTGGCTTGGGGACGATGTACCCAGACCTCAGGTCTGGGGGGGATACCCTTACGGGCCTGCACGCTGCGCTGGCCCACGCCAGGTACGACTGGGTAGCGATTGCGGCCTGCGACCAACCTTTTCTAACCCAGGATTTCTGGCGGTTCATGCTGAGCCAGGCCAGGCCCGACAGCCAGGCGGTGGTGGCGGCTTCAGGCAGTTTTTTCGAGCCGCTGGGGGCTTTCTATCACAAGTCGCTCGAGCCCGAGGTCTTGCGTCGGCTCGAGGCGGGGGAGCTCAAAATGCAGGCCCTTTTGCGCAGCATCCCCCTGGTGGTGCTGGATAAGGAGGCGCTCGAGGCCCGTTTTGGCCCCCACTTGTTCTTGAATGCCAACCGTCCCCAAGACCTGCCGGATTTTTAG
- the pstS gene encoding phosphate ABC transporter substrate-binding protein PstS, producing the protein MKKLLIATTTLLGLASSGLAQVSLTGAGATFPFPVLAKYFDEYLKVTNGQVRVNYQSIGSGGGQRQLIEQTVHFGVSDNPFNDQQMADIRKNTGSPALNIPFVLGAVVPTYNLPGVTQRLVFSGELLADIFLGNIKTWNDPAIVKLNEGVRLPPLPITVVHRSDGSGTTFVFTDYLTKVSPEWAQKVGRGNSVNWPAPNKVGGRGNEGVAGVVRQTPGAIGYNEVTYAVQNRIQYGAVINRAGRAIVADLPTITAAANVVMPGDARISLTDTKAPDGYPISSFSYILAYEKLDKNKAFKSEAEARAFVQMLKWVVTEGQKFNEPLTYARITEVAQNRALALISRITYQDKPIGKEIVGR; encoded by the coding sequence ATGAAAAAACTGCTAATAGCCACCACTACACTCTTGGGTCTGGCCAGCTCCGGCCTGGCCCAGGTGAGCTTGACCGGGGCTGGGGCCACCTTTCCCTTCCCGGTTCTCGCCAAATACTTTGACGAATACCTAAAAGTAACCAACGGCCAGGTGCGTGTTAACTATCAGTCCATCGGCTCGGGTGGGGGACAGCGTCAGCTTATCGAACAAACCGTGCACTTCGGGGTTTCCGATAACCCCTTCAACGACCAGCAGATGGCCGACATTCGCAAGAACACCGGTTCACCCGCGCTTAACATCCCGTTCGTGCTGGGAGCCGTGGTACCCACCTACAACCTTCCGGGCGTAACGCAGCGTCTCGTCTTTAGTGGGGAGCTATTGGCCGACATCTTCCTGGGCAATATCAAAACCTGGAATGACCCCGCCATTGTCAAACTGAACGAAGGTGTGCGGCTTCCTCCTCTGCCAATCACCGTAGTACACCGCTCCGACGGCTCGGGCACAACCTTTGTATTCACCGATTACCTAACCAAGGTTTCGCCGGAGTGGGCTCAAAAGGTGGGACGCGGCAACAGCGTCAACTGGCCTGCACCCAATAAAGTTGGTGGGCGCGGCAACGAAGGGGTGGCTGGCGTGGTGCGGCAAACCCCCGGGGCCATCGGCTACAACGAAGTAACCTACGCTGTACAGAACCGCATTCAGTATGGTGCCGTGATCAACCGGGCTGGCCGGGCCATTGTGGCCGATCTCCCAACCATCACTGCTGCCGCAAACGTGGTCATGCCTGGGGATGCCCGCATTTCGCTGACAGATACTAAAGCCCCCGATGGGTATCCAATCTCGAGCTTTTCTTACATACTGGCCTACGAAAAGCTGGACAAAAACAAAGCCTTCAAAAGCGAGGCGGAGGCCCGCGCCTTTGTGCAGATGCTTAAGTGGGTTGTCACAGAGGGTCAAAAGTTCAACGAGCCTCTAACCTACGCCCGCATTACCGAAGTGGCTCAAAACCGTGCGCTTGCGCTGATCTCGCGCATTACCTACCAGGACAAACCCATCGGCAAGGAGATTGTAGGCCGCTAA